Proteins from a single region of Gossypium arboreum isolate Shixiya-1 chromosome 1, ASM2569848v2, whole genome shotgun sequence:
- the LOC108480633 gene encoding protein ORANGE, chloroplastic-like, producing the protein MVSLSRVLAVSYTIKPSIPCNTFSLSSRFPQTKPKLNSKWRSMATEPDSSSFAPSIDSDSSADKATAGFCIIEGPETVQDFANMELQEIQDNIRSRRNKVFLQMEEVRRLRIQQRIKSAELGVLKEEREIELPNFPSFIPFLPPLTSANLKVYYATCYSLIAGIILFGGLIAPTLELKLGLGGTSYADFISSMHLPMQLSQVDPIVASFSGGAVGVISALMVVEINNVKQQEHKRCKYCLGTGYLACARCSNTGSLVLIEPVSTGNGGDRPLSTPKTERCSNCSGSGKVMCPTCLCTGMAMASEHDPRIDPFD; encoded by the exons ATGGTTTCTTTGAGTCGAGTCTTGGCGGTTTCCTATACGATAAAGCCATCCATTCCCTGCAACACTTTTTCTTTAAGCTCTAGATTTCCTCAAACGAAACCCAAACTGAATTCGAAATGGCGATCCATGGCGACTGAACCTGACTCTTCTTCCTTCGCGCCTTCTATTGATTCTGATTCTTCCGCTGATAAAGCTACAGCCGg ATTTTGCATCATAGAAGGGCCTGAAACAGTCCAGGATTTTGCTAATATGGAATTGCAAGAAATTCAGGATAATATCCGAAGCCGGCGGAACAAAGTGTTTCTGCAAATGGAAGAG GTTCGGAGGCTAAGGATACAACAACGCAttaaaagtgctgaacttggCGTTTTAAAGGAAGAGCGAGAAATTGAACTTCCTAATTTTCCATCATTCATCCCATTCTTGCCTCCACTG ACCTCAGCAAATCTCAAGGTTTATTACGCAACTTGTTATTCTCTTATTGCTGGGATTATCCTTTTTGGTGGACTTATAGCACCCACT CTGGAGCTTAAGTTAGGACTAGGCGGCACTTCATACGCAGATTTCATCAGTAGTATGCACCTGCCAATGCAATTGAG TCAGGTTGATCCTATAGTGGCATCATTCTCTGGAGGAGCTGTCGGTGTTATTTCAGCCTTGATGGTAGTTGAAATAAACAATGTTAAACAGCAGGAGCATAAACGATGCAAGTATTGTCTTGGAACGG GATATCTTGCTTGTGCTCGCTGCTCAAATACTGGATCACTTGTTCTTATTGAACCAGTCTCAACAGGTAATGGAGGAGATCGACCTTTATCAACTCCCAAAACAGAAAGATGTTCAAACTGTTCAGGTTCTGGAAAG GTCATGTGCCCTACATGTCTCTGCACTGGAATGGCAATGGCTAGTGAACATGACCCACGAATTGACCCATTTGATTAG